In Eremothecium gossypii ATCC 10895 chromosome V, complete sequence, the genomic stretch GCAACAGCCGACGCACGCTTGGGTTGCCCAGCACTCCGCAGTGCAGGCTTCCCATGGAGCGTCACATAATATACAGCCCCGTTACGGACACCCCGGTTCGCACCACGCGGAACTGCAGCAACAGCAGGTGCAGATACCGAACCAGCATCACCATCGCCAGGCGTTGAACACCGGTGCCCAAATTCATGCCCAGTCTGGCATGGGGTCATCGCAGCAGCAACTGCATCTTAATGGTAATTTAGTAGATGCCGTCTGTACCAACGACGTGTTCCTGCAGACTAACAACGTCAACAACGCGgtcgcagcagcggggGCGGGGGCGGCCGCCCCATCGGTGTCTAAGATTGGGATGTCCTCTGGGAAGGGCTTGGGATCCGGGATGCTACATAGCAAGGCTAACAAAAGAAACTCCCAGCAACCCCAGCAGATGAACTTTAACAACTACTCGTTGCAGATGAATGCCTCTCGCAACAACTCCGGTACTCCTGgtctccagcagcaggttcAGTCCCGCCTCATGCAGAAGAGGTCGGCGATTAATTCTGCCGCCGCTGGGGTCGACCTCGACTTCATGGATCAAGACATGATAGACGAGTTCAACCCAGACAGTGGCGCCACTTTGATGGGTATGCAGCACCTCGGTACGCTGGTTGACGGACCTTCTGTTCTTACGGGGCATATATCAGCCCATACTTCCAGCCAAACGCAGGGCATGgtgaagaagaagcagcCCCGCTCCATGAACAGCGGCGGCAATTCTGCAGGCACCTCCAGTGCCCTCGGGAAACGAAGCTCTAGCGCGTTGACTGCTTCGAGCAGCGGCCGCCACAGCATGAGCAGCGATGACGATGACGAtgacgatgacgacgacCAGGATGACGACCTCGACGAGGACGAACCCCCTGGTAAGTCCAGGAAACAGCAGGGTTATATTGACGACCCCGCTCGTCGGCTCTATGTGATGGACCACGAGGAGCATAAGCCCTTCAAGTGTCCCGTCATTGGCTGCGATAAGACTTACAAGAATCAAAACGGACTCAAGTACCATAAAACCCACGGCCACCAGAATCAAAAGCTTCATGAAAACCCAGACGGCACTTTTAGCATCATCGACCCGGAGTCCAACGAGCCCTATCCAGACGGCATGGGCTTCGAGAAGGACAAGCCTTACCGGTGCGAGGTCTGTGGCAAACGTTACAAGAACCTCAACGGCCTCAAGTACCACCGGGGCCACTCCACCCACTGAGTCCGTTCGCGGGTACGCCCGCTGCTATCCATTTGATCCTGCGCTGAGCCTGCCATTGTATGCAGGGCGCATGAGCACTTCGTGATACTGCTATCATCAGACGACTGCCGTTTTTGATAAACCTCTCTGACTACGATTCCATGCAACTGAACACTCACCTAGTACGCCGTTGACTATTTCCCATTTGACTTCTCTTCTATTTCCCTTTCTATTATATTATTACCAACTATTAGCCACTTTTATTATTCGATCTACCCATAAATCCTCCTCTAAACTACTACAAGTGCATAGGTGTTTTTGAAGATGTCTATACTATATATATTCGTAAGTAGGTATGCACCAACTACCCTTACTTGTTGTCAGCAACCGGTACGGCGCAGCTGTGCCACGTAATCCCTGTTGCTGTTTCATCCTCCAGCGTGCCGTTCGTTTGCGGTGAATCCAAATACTAGATGTCCTGTGGTAGGCGTGTGCTTCTCTCGAGCATGGAG encodes the following:
- the SFP1 gene encoding zinc-coordinating transcription factor SFP1 (Syntenic homolog of Saccharomyces cerevisiae YLR403W (SFP1)) — encoded protein: MDVTTATSTTPNIYITEAQPGHQAGGGHAAHPVQHHLGTQQHQHQMAKFRRESIAHSQGMGGVSWGSLTVGSWLKDEVMIHAHTKDGFNSNLAASNMVSFASPPSSSGSYLPNLEKQYCKDYSCCGQLLPGLHDLLRHYEEAHIATSPGYVSIAGGASLTNSMATHALQGSGMARKKVGNLSQPHQTQHSQPTQHSQQQQPTQQQPTHAWVAQHSAVQASHGASHNIQPRYGHPGSHHAELQQQQVQIPNQHHHRQALNTGAQIHAQSGMGSSQQQLHLNGNLVDAVCTNDVFLQTNNVNNAVAAAGAGAAAPSVSKIGMSSGKGLGSGMLHSKANKRNSQQPQQMNFNNYSLQMNASRNNSGTPGLQQQVQSRLMQKRSAINSAAAGVDLDFMDQDMIDEFNPDSGATLMGMQHLGTLVDGPSVLTGHISAHTSSQTQGMVKKKQPRSMNSGGNSAGTSSALGKRSSSALTASSSGRHSMSSDDDDDDDDDDQDDDLDEDEPPGKSRKQQGYIDDPARRLYVMDHEEHKPFKCPVIGCDKTYKNQNGLKYHKTHGHQNQKLHENPDGTFSIIDPESNEPYPDGMGFEKDKPYRCEVCGKRYKNLNGLKYHRGHSTH